One Thermus sp. CCB_US3_UF1 DNA window includes the following coding sequences:
- a CDS encoding IS4 family transposase — MEQLTPLINALKRYWKADLRRLTFLAALVMALVTARTTSGPRLALSLGSIASPDPRSAYRRFQRFLAWPGLDGEGYARFIFALLRPQGLLLVMDRTEWELGKSKVNLLMLAFLYQGLAVPLFWSFLPHDGNSSTPERIALMERALAFLRAHFPHLRVEGFLADREFIGEAWFRYLEEKGIPRCIRIKANTRMWRLGSGPRAWELFASLKVGESRVPRRRYWVYGRRMWVVGLRLGVREWLIVATDLDPHRVLEVYGLRWGIERLFGALKGRGFDLEATHVTRGERLSRLLVPLSLAFVWAFRTGLVLHRVRPVRPKKHGRLGQSLFRAGLDLLTLWALALWGAGGGRRGSPLGLCPMEVLTCT, encoded by the coding sequence ATGGAACAGCTTACCCCACTCATCAACGCCTTGAAGCGATACTGGAAGGCCGACCTCAGGCGCCTCACCTTCCTGGCCGCCCTGGTGATGGCTCTGGTCACCGCCCGCACCACAAGCGGCCCCAGACTCGCTCTTTCCCTCGGCTCCATAGCCAGCCCTGACCCCCGCTCCGCCTACCGAAGGTTCCAGCGGTTCTTGGCCTGGCCGGGGCTGGACGGGGAGGGCTATGCCCGCTTCATCTTCGCCCTCCTCCGACCCCAAGGGCTCCTCCTGGTCATGGACCGGACCGAGTGGGAGCTGGGGAAGAGCAAGGTCAACCTCCTGATGCTGGCCTTCCTGTACCAAGGCCTGGCCGTCCCCCTGTTCTGGAGCTTCCTTCCCCACGACGGCAACTCCTCCACCCCCGAACGCATCGCCCTGATGGAGAGGGCCTTGGCTTTCCTGAGGGCCCACTTCCCCCACCTCCGGGTGGAGGGGTTCCTGGCGGATCGGGAGTTCATAGGGGAGGCGTGGTTCCGGTACCTGGAGGAGAAGGGCATCCCCCGGTGCATCCGAATCAAGGCCAACACCCGGATGTGGCGGTTGGGCTCGGGCCCTCGGGCCTGGGAGCTCTTTGCCTCCCTGAAGGTGGGAGAGAGCCGGGTGCCCAGGCGGCGGTACTGGGTCTACGGGCGGCGCATGTGGGTGGTGGGGTTGCGCCTTGGGGTCCGGGAGTGGCTGATTGTGGCTACGGACCTGGACCCTCACCGGGTGCTGGAGGTGTACGGGCTCAGGTGGGGGATAGAGCGGCTCTTTGGGGCCCTGAAGGGGCGGGGATTTGACCTGGAGGCCACGCACGTGACGCGGGGGGAGAGGCTTTCGCGGCTTTTGGTCCCCTTGAGCCTGGCCTTCGTGTGGGCGTTTCGGACGGGGCTTGTGCTGCACCGGGTGCGTCCGGTGAGGCCCAAGAAGCACGGGAGGCTGGGACAGAGCCTCTTCCGGGCGGGGCTGGACCTGCTCACCCTTTGGGCGCTTGCCCTCTGGGGTGCAGGGGGAGGAAGGCGCGGAAGTCCCTTGGGGTTATGCCCTATGGAGGTTTTGACGTGTACATAG
- a CDS encoding IS256-like element ISTth4 family transposase, whose protein sequence is MFNRGAHLSTRRCPVDQDTLRILLREAVRETVAEVLQTVLELDRTAFLQVHGGRRNGYYPRKLETTFGQVDLKVPRDRESRYYPAFLKPYVRRLVDVGEVAVALYAAGVSQRKAAEILSLLLGHRYSHETLSALTDEVLEAAGAFRTRPLPEEMAFVYLDGLSLKVFREGEGIVRESVYVALGIAPNGERRVLGFWLLPTESALGWEGVLGELWQRGLRRVLLFITDGLPGLPEAIRRVYPQAEWQRCVVHGVRWSLSQVRARDRGLLAEDLRRVYGAESREEALGALEEVKAAWGSRYPGVVGLWVQDSGAFLRFYGYPKVLWPYLRSTNLMERFIREVRRGTKVRDHKFPKEEAVHKLLYLESERQEGRWAERKLKGFSEVKEVLEKMLQERYAPRTQTLTHNS, encoded by the coding sequence GTGTTTAATAGGGGGGCACACCTTAGCACGAGGAGGTGCCCCGTGGACCAGGATACCTTGCGGATCTTGCTGAGGGAAGCGGTGCGGGAGACAGTAGCCGAGGTTCTGCAGACGGTTCTGGAGCTGGACCGGACGGCCTTCTTGCAGGTGCACGGAGGCCGCAGGAACGGCTACTACCCCCGCAAGCTGGAGACCACCTTCGGCCAGGTGGACCTGAAGGTCCCTAGGGATCGGGAATCTCGGTATTACCCGGCTTTCCTTAAGCCCTACGTCCGCCGCCTGGTGGACGTGGGGGAAGTGGCGGTAGCCCTTTACGCCGCCGGGGTCAGTCAGCGCAAGGCGGCCGAGATACTGAGCCTGCTCTTAGGCCACCGCTACTCCCACGAGACCCTGAGCGCCCTGACGGACGAGGTCCTGGAGGCGGCAGGAGCCTTCCGCACCCGGCCTTTGCCCGAGGAGATGGCCTTCGTCTACCTGGACGGGCTTTCCCTAAAGGTCTTCAGGGAAGGAGAAGGGATCGTACGGGAAAGCGTGTATGTGGCCCTGGGCATCGCCCCTAATGGGGAGAGGCGGGTCCTGGGGTTTTGGCTGTTGCCCACGGAGAGCGCCCTGGGATGGGAGGGGGTCCTGGGGGAGCTTTGGCAGCGGGGCCTGCGGCGGGTATTGCTCTTCATCACCGACGGGCTGCCCGGGCTTCCTGAAGCGATCCGCAGGGTCTACCCTCAGGCGGAATGGCAGCGGTGCGTGGTGCACGGGGTGCGGTGGAGCCTGTCCCAGGTGCGGGCGCGGGACCGGGGCCTGCTGGCGGAGGACCTGAGGCGGGTGTACGGGGCGGAGAGCCGGGAAGAAGCTCTTGGGGCCTTGGAGGAGGTGAAGGCCGCCTGGGGTTCGCGGTACCCGGGGGTGGTGGGGCTTTGGGTACAGGATTCGGGGGCCTTCCTGCGGTTCTACGGGTACCCCAAGGTGCTTTGGCCGTACCTGCGGAGCACCAACCTGATGGAGCGGTTTATCCGGGAAGTGCGGCGGGGGACGAAGGTGCGGGACCACAAGTTTCCTAAGGAAGAGGCGGTGCACAAGCTTCTTTACCTGGAGTCGGAGAGGCAGGAAGGGAGGTGGGCAGAACGGAAACTAAAGGGGTTCTCGGAGGTGAAGGAGGTGCTGGAGAAGATGCTTCAGGAGCGGTATGCCCCCCGTACACAGACTCTTACACATAACTCTTGA
- a CDS encoding M48 family metallopeptidase, giving the protein MRRGVTKRKEATESAWQPLEEAVPVDVFRAEVLAWAERLGVTPREIRIQPMRRKWASCSSRGRLTFDTALLHQPAEFRREVIVHELLHLSVPNHGKLFRALLKAYLVAKE; this is encoded by the coding sequence ATGCGTAGAGGTGTGACCAAGCGCAAAGAGGCAACCGAATCTGCGTGGCAACCGCTAGAGGAAGCTGTGCCCGTAGACGTCTTCCGCGCAGAAGTGTTAGCTTGGGCGGAGCGCTTGGGCGTCACGCCGCGCGAGATTCGTATCCAGCCGATGAGGCGCAAATGGGCGAGCTGCTCCTCTCGAGGGCGGCTAACATTCGACACCGCGCTCCTACACCAGCCAGCTGAGTTCCGCCGCGAGGTGATCGTGCACGAGTTGCTACACCTAAGTGTGCCGAATCATGGCAAGTTATTTAGGGCTTTGCTTAAGGCCTATCTAGTTGCAAAGGAATAA
- a CDS encoding DUF262 domain-containing protein, whose amino-acid sequence MPPVHRLLHITLDTTIDMNGADILLKGLNLKTQKKGGRRQMDNERIQTKVFRIRQLLESSVVYQVPRFQRPYSWSRVHWKTFLEDIENTCHLSKDGMPYLHFLGAIITMARPSGVEVVAPYILVDGQQRLITIALLLAAIRNRAAEAGLSSLSHELDKLLRNADEELELKVQPTEFDEAALRGIIRGTPLEELHSPIGNAYSFFTDKLKGRAPEELEVLAKALLDQTEVVRIHLSQGENAYRIFESLNYKGSPLTPADLVRNYLFMRLAAEGKEKEKETYEKVWAPVEEAYKKVFPPSPANSIPHLERMSLGIWHYVRTNGEEIPWDATYPALIDRLNATLKEGKATESFALELKESLADYLFFERPHLETNPKLQRRLEAFRILGFGVAAPLVMALKQRIRKGVLDIEDADQVLAVMEAYYLHRILASVPTNTVGRTVLSVLKNGLLDEPNPAEKVRRFLKGLSGNRRWPDREELEKRNAERSIYVWDGGGRDPRTSHAYYILKRIEQYLWKKLKRKELPNLENLTLEHIMPRTLSEAWKAEIGIDWERTHKSHLNALGNLTLTGYNQEMGNKPFSEKLKVLRESTLSINQEYFRSVSLERWDEQAIRERTKWLLDLVYEIWPA is encoded by the coding sequence ATGCCCCCCGTACACAGACTCTTACACATAACTCTTGACACGACCATCGACATGAACGGAGCTGATATACTTTTGAAGGGGCTTAACCTAAAAACCCAAAAGAAAGGGGGCAGACGGCAAATGGACAACGAAAGGATCCAAACCAAGGTCTTTCGCATCCGACAGCTCCTGGAATCTTCGGTGGTCTACCAAGTACCTCGCTTCCAACGTCCGTACAGTTGGAGCAGGGTTCATTGGAAGACGTTTTTGGAAGACATAGAGAACACTTGTCATTTAAGCAAAGATGGCATGCCCTATCTCCATTTCTTGGGCGCCATCATAACCATGGCCCGACCCTCCGGGGTCGAAGTAGTTGCTCCCTACATACTTGTAGACGGGCAACAGCGCCTAATTACTATAGCCTTGTTACTGGCAGCCATACGGAATAGGGCCGCAGAGGCAGGGCTATCTTCCCTTTCTCATGAGCTGGACAAGCTACTCAGAAACGCGGACGAAGAGTTAGAGTTGAAAGTCCAACCAACCGAATTTGACGAGGCCGCCCTTAGGGGAATTATTAGGGGAACTCCCCTAGAGGAGCTGCACTCCCCTATAGGCAACGCCTATTCTTTCTTCACAGACAAACTTAAAGGACGTGCTCCAGAGGAACTCGAAGTCCTTGCCAAAGCCTTACTGGATCAAACTGAGGTGGTGCGTATCCACCTCAGCCAGGGTGAAAACGCTTACCGGATATTCGAGAGCTTGAACTACAAGGGCTCTCCCCTTACTCCAGCTGACCTTGTACGCAACTACCTCTTCATGCGCCTGGCAGCAGAGGGCAAAGAAAAAGAGAAAGAAACGTACGAAAAGGTCTGGGCACCCGTTGAGGAGGCGTACAAAAAAGTCTTCCCTCCTAGCCCTGCAAACAGCATCCCACACCTCGAACGGATGAGTCTAGGAATCTGGCACTATGTCAGAACGAACGGGGAAGAGATACCCTGGGATGCCACTTATCCCGCTCTAATCGATCGGCTCAACGCTACTCTGAAAGAGGGAAAGGCCACGGAAAGCTTTGCCTTGGAATTGAAGGAAAGTCTCGCGGATTACCTATTCTTTGAAAGACCGCACCTGGAAACTAACCCAAAACTACAGAGGCGCTTGGAGGCCTTCCGCATACTGGGCTTCGGTGTGGCCGCCCCTCTGGTCATGGCTCTCAAGCAGCGCATTAGGAAAGGCGTGCTAGACATAGAGGATGCCGACCAGGTCCTAGCGGTAATGGAGGCCTACTATCTCCACCGCATATTAGCGAGCGTGCCCACTAACACCGTGGGTCGTACGGTATTATCTGTGCTAAAGAACGGCCTCTTAGATGAGCCTAATCCTGCTGAAAAAGTACGCCGCTTCTTGAAAGGGCTGAGTGGAAACAGGCGGTGGCCGGACCGAGAAGAGCTGGAAAAGCGCAACGCAGAAAGATCCATATATGTCTGGGATGGTGGGGGAAGGGATCCTCGCACTAGCCATGCCTATTACATACTCAAGCGCATTGAACAATACCTCTGGAAGAAGCTAAAGCGCAAGGAACTCCCGAACTTGGAAAACCTCACTCTGGAGCACATTATGCCACGCACTTTGAGCGAGGCATGGAAGGCTGAAATCGGAATCGATTGGGAAAGAACACATAAGTCGCATCTGAATGCGCTAGGAAATCTCACTCTAACTGGGTATAACCAGGAGATGGGCAACAAGCCCTTCTCAGAAAAACTCAAAGTTCTCAGAGAAAGTACCTTGTCCATTAACCAAGAGTACTTCCGAAGTGTATCTCTGGAGCGTTGGGATGAACAGGCTATACGAGAACGGACGAAGTGGCTACTCGATCTGGTGTATGAGATTTGGCCAGCGTAG